A single genomic interval of Streptomyces showdoensis harbors:
- a CDS encoding LysR family transcriptional regulator, protein MIEARHLRVLRAVAATGSFSAAARELGCTQPAVSQQMKALEGSAGTPLLIRTGREMRLTQAGEALVRHASGILAGLTAAEEEVAAIAGLRAGRVRLVSFPSGSSTLVPTALAALRAAHPGTRVSLVEAEPPRSVEMLREGDCDLALAFRYGAGPDAWDDLVVRPLLADRLVGLVPEGHRLAGAESVAIGELAEDPWIAGCPRCRRQLVDVCREAGFTPRIDFATDDYPAVIGLVGAGLGVAVLPELALESVRPKGAVTVTVEPAVEREIVALTLPDLAQVPAVAATLDELTRAAERAAERSATTRA, encoded by the coding sequence ATGATCGAGGCCCGCCACCTCCGCGTCCTGCGCGCCGTCGCCGCCACCGGTTCCTTCTCCGCCGCCGCGCGCGAACTGGGCTGCACCCAGCCCGCCGTGAGCCAGCAGATGAAGGCGCTGGAGGGCTCGGCCGGCACGCCCCTGCTGATCCGCACCGGACGGGAGATGCGCCTCACCCAGGCGGGCGAGGCCCTCGTGCGCCACGCCTCCGGGATCCTGGCCGGGCTCACCGCCGCGGAGGAGGAGGTCGCCGCCATCGCGGGCCTGCGGGCCGGGCGGGTGCGCCTGGTCTCCTTCCCGAGCGGCAGCTCCACCCTGGTGCCCACCGCCCTCGCCGCGCTGCGCGCCGCCCACCCCGGCACCCGGGTCTCCCTCGTGGAGGCCGAGCCGCCGCGTTCGGTGGAGATGCTGCGCGAGGGCGACTGCGACCTGGCCCTCGCCTTCCGTTACGGGGCGGGCCCGGACGCCTGGGACGACCTGGTGGTCCGCCCGCTCCTCGCCGACCGGCTCGTCGGCCTGGTGCCCGAGGGGCACCGGCTGGCCGGGGCGGAGTCGGTGGCCATCGGCGAACTGGCCGAGGACCCGTGGATCGCCGGCTGCCCGCGCTGCCGCCGCCAACTGGTCGACGTCTGCCGCGAGGCCGGCTTCACCCCGCGCATCGACTTCGCCACCGACGACTACCCCGCCGTGATCGGCCTGGTGGGCGCCGGTCTGGGCGTGGCCGTGCTGCCGGAGCTGGCCCTCGAGTCCGTACGGCCCAAGGGTGCCGTCACCGTCACGGTGGAACCCGCCGTCGAGCGCGAGATCGTGGCCCTCACCCTTCCGGACCTGGCCCAGGTCCCGGCCGTCGCGGCCACCCTGGACGAGCTGACCCGCGCCGCTGAGCGCGCCGCCGAGCGGTCGGCGACGACACGGGCATAG
- a CDS encoding SDR family NAD(P)-dependent oxidoreductase, whose amino-acid sequence MTTALITGATAGIGAAFARRLAADGHDVVLVARDVKRLRDQATELHDRHGIEAEVLAADLSEEEGIEAVAARLSDTRKPVDLLVNNAGFGNKGRFLEVSMADELKMLKVHCEAVLRLTSAAAESMRTRGRGGVVNVASVAAFVPRGTYGASKAWVVQFTQGAARDLAGSGVRLMALCPGFVRTEFHQRAGMGTDNIPGWMWLDADKLVSAALVDLARGRTLSIPDPRYKALMGVVKLAPRGLLGGVSSRAGRKYGPK is encoded by the coding sequence ATGACGACTGCACTGATTACGGGCGCGACCGCCGGCATCGGCGCCGCCTTCGCCCGGCGGCTGGCCGCGGACGGGCACGACGTGGTGCTCGTGGCCCGCGATGTGAAGCGGCTTCGGGACCAGGCGACGGAGCTGCACGACCGGCACGGCATCGAGGCGGAGGTGCTGGCGGCCGACCTCTCCGAGGAGGAGGGGATCGAGGCCGTGGCGGCGCGGCTCTCGGACACCAGGAAGCCGGTGGACCTCCTGGTGAACAACGCCGGGTTCGGCAACAAGGGCCGGTTCCTCGAAGTGTCCATGGCCGACGAGCTGAAGATGCTGAAGGTGCACTGCGAGGCGGTGCTGCGGCTCACCTCGGCGGCGGCGGAGTCGATGCGGACCCGGGGGCGCGGCGGGGTGGTGAACGTCGCCTCGGTGGCCGCGTTCGTGCCGCGCGGCACGTACGGGGCGTCGAAGGCGTGGGTCGTGCAGTTCACGCAGGGCGCCGCGCGGGACCTCGCGGGGAGCGGGGTGCGGCTGATGGCGCTGTGCCCGGGGTTCGTGCGGACGGAGTTCCACCAGCGGGCGGGGATGGGGACGGACAACATCCCGGGCTGGATGTGGCTCGACGCGGACAAGCTGGTCTCCGCGGCGCTCGTCGACCTGGCCCGGGGGCGGACGCTGTCCATCCCCGATCCCCGCTACAAGGCGCTGATGGGCGTGGTGAAGCTGGCGCCGCGCGGGCTGCTGGGCGGGGTGTCCTCCCGAGCGGGGCGCAAGTACGGGCCCAAGTAG
- a CDS encoding MOSC domain-containing protein has protein sequence MELLSVNVGRPRTVDYTNAPGGRTGIDKRPVDGPVLITAPAPGGASGVAGDAVCDLRFHGGPDRAVHAFAREDMEVWEGELGRPLPPGSFGENLTTRGLDVNGALIGERWRIGPDLVLEVTGGRIPCRTFAGFVQEDAWVRRLNRSPAGPGALLRVIEPGEVRAGDPVEVVHRPAHPITVTRLHHAATADRSLLPSTLVAAEWMESGLLALARNHAEKYGE, from the coding sequence ATGGAACTGCTCAGCGTGAACGTGGGACGCCCCAGGACCGTCGACTACACCAACGCCCCCGGGGGCCGGACCGGCATCGACAAGCGCCCGGTCGACGGCCCCGTCCTGATCACGGCCCCCGCGCCCGGAGGGGCCAGCGGGGTCGCCGGGGACGCCGTGTGCGACCTGCGCTTCCACGGTGGCCCGGACCGGGCCGTGCACGCCTTCGCGCGCGAGGACATGGAGGTCTGGGAGGGCGAGCTCGGCCGCCCGCTGCCGCCCGGCTCCTTCGGCGAGAACCTCACCACCCGGGGCCTCGACGTGAACGGCGCCCTGATCGGCGAGCGCTGGCGGATCGGCCCCGACCTGGTGCTGGAGGTCACCGGCGGCCGCATCCCCTGCCGCACCTTCGCCGGCTTCGTCCAGGAGGACGCCTGGGTCCGCCGCCTCAACCGGTCGCCGGCGGGCCCGGGCGCGCTGCTGCGGGTGATCGAGCCGGGCGAGGTCCGCGCGGGCGACCCCGTCGAGGTCGTCCACCGCCCCGCCCACCCGATCACCGTCACGCGCCTCCACCACGCCGCCACCGCGGACCGCTCCCTGCTGCCGAGCACACTGGTGGCGGCCGAGTGGATGGAGTCGGGTCTGCTGGCGCTGGCGCGGAACCACGCGGAGAAGTACGGGGAGTAA
- a CDS encoding right-handed parallel beta-helix repeat-containing protein gives MTQRRTFAALTAAALALPFLTAVPATAAPRTGDRHYVDCSAAAPGDGSARRPWTTLAEANAHPYGPGDRLLFKRGTTCTGTLQPRGAGAPGAVFTIADYGGAPGRAVIDGNGAHDAVLLADTQYVRLTRLEITNAAAPGTERNGVRLRLADYGAAKGITLDHLSIHDVRGGDSKTLTGSSAIHVAVEGTTVPSWYDGLDIGHNEIRDVDREGVYFKSRFSKRDLVGNQQDPVAFPGPWTPSLGVRVHHNSLTSIAGDGIKIDTTSGARVDHNRVDGFQLRSKAANAGIWTFNTDDTTVEYNEVSGGGNTKDGMSFDADGASKGTVFQYNHSHDNAGGFLLICPYSGARTLDTVVRYNVSVDDGARLIQNCWGPILNTRIYNNTFVNRTAVPAHLVQDDAGSPATTRHELALTNNLFVNEGAPGGYAFKNPTPGLSFANNLFHGITMARPNPGGLTADPLLRPDLRLAAGSPALTAGAPIEDNGGRDWFGNDVSATSPPNIGAYEGPGLD, from the coding sequence GTGACCCAGCGCCGTACCTTCGCGGCCCTCACCGCCGCCGCCCTGGCACTACCGTTCCTGACCGCCGTCCCCGCCACGGCCGCCCCGCGGACCGGCGACCGCCACTACGTCGACTGCTCGGCCGCCGCCCCCGGCGACGGCAGCGCCCGACGCCCCTGGACCACCCTGGCCGAGGCCAACGCCCACCCCTACGGGCCCGGCGACCGGCTCCTGTTCAAGCGCGGCACCACCTGCACCGGCACGCTCCAGCCGCGGGGCGCGGGCGCCCCCGGGGCCGTCTTCACCATCGCCGACTACGGCGGCGCGCCCGGCCGCGCGGTCATCGACGGCAACGGCGCCCACGACGCCGTCCTCCTCGCCGACACCCAGTACGTCCGCCTCACCCGGCTGGAGATCACCAACGCGGCGGCCCCCGGCACCGAGCGCAACGGCGTCCGGCTGCGCCTCGCGGACTACGGCGCGGCCAAGGGCATCACCCTCGACCACCTCTCCATCCACGACGTGCGCGGCGGCGACTCCAAGACCCTCACCGGCTCCAGCGCCATCCACGTCGCCGTCGAGGGCACCACCGTCCCCAGCTGGTACGACGGCCTCGACATCGGCCACAACGAGATCCGGGACGTCGACCGCGAGGGCGTCTACTTCAAGTCCCGCTTCTCCAAGCGCGACCTGGTCGGGAACCAGCAGGACCCGGTCGCCTTCCCCGGCCCCTGGACCCCCAGCCTCGGCGTCCGGGTGCACCACAACTCGCTGACCTCGATCGCCGGCGACGGCATCAAGATCGACACCACCAGCGGCGCCCGCGTCGACCACAACCGCGTCGACGGCTTCCAGCTGCGTTCCAAGGCCGCCAACGCCGGCATCTGGACCTTCAACACGGACGACACGACCGTCGAGTACAACGAGGTGTCGGGCGGCGGCAACACCAAGGACGGCATGTCCTTCGACGCAGACGGCGCCTCCAAGGGGACCGTCTTCCAGTACAACCACAGCCACGACAACGCCGGCGGCTTCCTGCTGATCTGCCCCTACAGCGGTGCCCGGACCCTCGACACCGTCGTCCGCTACAACGTCAGCGTCGACGACGGCGCCCGCCTGATCCAGAACTGCTGGGGCCCCATCCTCAACACCAGGATCTACAACAACACCTTCGTCAACCGGACGGCCGTCCCCGCCCACCTCGTCCAGGACGACGCCGGAAGCCCCGCCACCACCCGCCACGAACTCGCCCTCACCAACAACCTCTTCGTGAACGAGGGCGCCCCCGGCGGCTACGCGTTCAAGAACCCCACCCCCGGGCTCTCCTTCGCGAACAACCTCTTCCACGGCATCACCATGGCCCGCCCGAACCCCGGCGGCCTCACCGCGGACCCGCTGCTCCGGCCCGACCTCCGGCTCGCGGCCGGCTCCCCGGCCCTGACCGCCGGCGCCCCGATCGAGGACAACGGCGGCAGGGACTGGTTCGGGAACGACGTGTCGGCGACATCGCCCCCCAACATCGGGGCGTACGAGGGGCCGGGCCTGGACTGA
- a CDS encoding sigma-70 family RNA polymerase sigma factor yields the protein MRDDETMGSPVPAGQGEIGALVHRAVEGDQQATHDLLARVHPLALRYCRTRLNRLPGDARHFVEDLAQEVCVAVLMALPRYKDTGRPFEAFVFAIAGHKVADLQRAAMRHPGSTAVPSDEMPERPDDSLGPEERALLSDDAEWAKKLLANLPENQRELLVLRVAVGLTAEETGQMLGMSPGAVRVAQHRALSRLRALAEQ from the coding sequence ATGCGCGACGACGAGACCATGGGGTCCCCCGTGCCCGCAGGGCAGGGGGAGATCGGTGCACTCGTTCACCGTGCCGTCGAGGGGGACCAGCAGGCGACGCACGACCTCCTCGCGCGCGTGCACCCCCTTGCCCTGCGCTACTGCCGTACCCGGCTGAACCGGCTGCCCGGTGACGCCCGTCACTTCGTGGAGGACCTGGCCCAGGAGGTCTGCGTCGCGGTCCTGATGGCGCTGCCGCGCTACAAGGACACGGGCAGGCCGTTCGAGGCCTTCGTCTTCGCGATCGCCGGACACAAGGTCGCCGACCTCCAGCGGGCCGCCATGCGGCACCCGGGATCGACGGCCGTGCCCTCCGACGAGATGCCCGAGAGGCCGGACGACTCGCTCGGGCCCGAGGAGCGGGCGCTGCTCAGCGACGACGCCGAATGGGCCAAGAAGCTGCTCGCCAACCTCCCGGAGAACCAGCGCGAGCTGCTCGTCCTCCGGGTGGCCGTCGGACTCACCGCCGAGGAGACCGGGCAGATGCTCGGGATGTCCCCGGGGGCCGTCCGGGTGGCCCAGCACCGTGCGCTGAGCCGGCTGCGGGCGCTGGCCGAGCAGTAA
- a CDS encoding response regulator transcription factor — MTSVLVCDDSPLAREALRRAVATVPGVERVTTAANGEEVLRRWGADRSDLILMDVRMPGLGGVETVRRLLSADPGARIIMLTVAEDLDGVALAVAAGARGYLHKDASRAELRATVTQALADPTWRLAPRRLRSAEMGAAPTLTAREIQVLEGMSHGRSNAEIGRELFLSEDTVKTHARRLFKKLGASDRAHAVALGFRWGLVR, encoded by the coding sequence ATGACTTCCGTCCTCGTCTGCGACGACTCCCCGCTTGCCCGAGAGGCGCTTCGGCGGGCGGTCGCGACCGTGCCCGGCGTCGAGCGCGTGACCACCGCGGCCAACGGCGAGGAAGTCCTCCGCCGCTGGGGCGCGGACCGCTCGGACCTGATTCTGATGGACGTGCGCATGCCCGGCCTGGGCGGCGTGGAGACCGTCCGCCGGCTGCTCTCCGCGGATCCCGGCGCCCGCATCATCATGCTCACCGTCGCCGAGGACCTGGACGGCGTCGCGCTCGCGGTCGCCGCGGGTGCCCGTGGCTATCTGCACAAGGACGCCTCGCGCGCCGAGCTGCGGGCCACCGTCACCCAGGCCCTCGCCGACCCCACCTGGCGACTGGCCCCGCGCCGGCTGCGTTCGGCCGAGATGGGCGCCGCGCCCACCCTCACCGCCCGTGAGATCCAGGTGCTCGAAGGCATGAGCCACGGCCGGTCCAACGCGGAGATCGGGCGCGAGCTCTTCCTCTCCGAGGACACGGTGAAGACCCACGCGCGCAGGCTGTTCAAGAAGCTGGGCGCCTCCGACCGGGCGCACGCCGTCGCCCTCGGATTCCGCTGGGGCCTGGTCCGCTGA
- a CDS encoding WhiB family transcriptional regulator, giving the protein MADFSRLPGPNADLWDWQLLAACRGVDSSLFFHPEGERGAARSARENSAKEVCMRCPVRAECAAHALAVREPYGVWGGLTEDEREELMGRARNRLVTTSAAARTSHTSSAGLGHA; this is encoded by the coding sequence ATGGCAGATTTCTCCCGCCTTCCCGGACCCAACGCCGATCTGTGGGACTGGCAACTGCTCGCGGCCTGCCGCGGGGTCGACAGCTCCCTGTTCTTCCACCCCGAGGGAGAGCGCGGCGCGGCACGGAGTGCGCGCGAGAACTCGGCGAAAGAGGTCTGCATGCGGTGCCCGGTACGCGCGGAGTGCGCGGCACACGCGCTCGCCGTACGGGAGCCCTACGGCGTCTGGGGCGGCCTCACCGAGGACGAACGCGAAGAGCTCATGGGTCGAGCCCGCAATCGCCTGGTCACGACGTCCGCCGCCGCGCGGACGTCCCACACGAGCTCGGCAGGCTTGGGTCACGCCTGA